CGCTTCAGGATGACAGTGCTAAAGAACCCAATTTCTTCCAGTCATTATTCAGTGCTCCGTCCGTTCACACCGTTAAGCCCGACCCACTCCTCAGCTCAACTGCTGAATACCCCACTGTGCTCTTTGCCGCACTGCAGGATTCACTTTGGAGTCCTGCTCAATCCGGCGTAGATGATCTTTCGCATCGCTGTCGCGCATATCGACGAACAGATCAATCAGCGCGATCTGCACCAGCGGCGACTGCTGATCCTGCAGCGCGTTTAGCAAGCCGGCGCGCACCTGCGCATCTTCTTTGTAGCGGCGCAAAGCGTCGAGTGCCGCAAGGCGCACATCCACACTGCTGTCGAAGCGGAGCGCGTGCAGCAACGCACCTGTAATTTCCGGATCAGCACGATCAATCTGCGTGCTGTAGTTCACGCCCTGCAAACGCTGGCTGGCCGACTGCTGCTCGAGCATCGACAATGCGACGAGCTGCCGCAGGTTCGTCAACTCGGTCTGCATGGCAGCCATCTGCGGATTCTCGACCTGATGTGAAGACGTGTAGTGTTCTCCCGCAATAAACCCAACCAGCAGCAGGCATGCTGCGAGGGCGCTTGCCAGCGGAGGGGCGAAGGCACTGCGCATCCAGGCCGCAAACCAGCTTCCGCGCTCGCGCTGCAGGCCCTGCTTCTCCCAGCGTCCTTCCTGATAGGCGTTCAGCATGTGCTCGAAGCGAGCGCGTGAGGCGGGGCTGGGCTCCTCTTGCGGCAAAGCTGCGAGCTTCTGCCACATCTCGACGTCGGCGCGGCACTGCGCGCAGAGCTCTGTGTGCTCTCGAGCGAATGCCATATCGGTTGCCGACAGGCGGCGCTCGCAATAGTCAGAAAGCATTTGCGCGAATCGGTCGCAGGTCATTGCAGAATTCCTTTCTCGCCTTCAGCGGACGGCGTCGCCTTCCCGCTGGAGAGCTTTTCGAAGATCGTGCGCAGTTCGCGCAGCGCGCGATGAATGCGGACTTTCACAGTCCCAACTTCGCAGTCGAGCATGCGCGCGATCTCTTCATACTTGAGTTCTTGAAAGCGGCTCAGCACGAGCACTTCTCGCTTCTCGTCGGGCAGCATGAGCAGGGCTTTGTGCAGCAACGCTGTTTGTTGCTCATTCTGAGCCGCATCGTTGGGCACGACGGCTGGCGACATCTCCGGCTCGAATTCGAGCGCTTCAGGATGTTTGCGAACGTGATCCAGTCGTGCGTTGCGCGCGATCTGGTACATCCACGCACGAAACGGAGTGCCGGGCTTGTAGCTCTGGCGATATTTGAGGATGCGAAAGAAGACGTCCTGCACCAGGTCTTCGCTCACGGTTCGATCGCCGGTGAGCCGGCGGTAGAAGTTGAACAACGGGCTCTGATAGCGGTCAAAGAGCACCGCCAGCATTTCCCCTACGCCTTCTCGCACCTGCAACATAAGTTCTTCGTCTGGAAGCGTGTTGGTCATTGCGCGATGCGCGTCGGCCC
The sequence above is a segment of the Terriglobales bacterium genome. Coding sequences within it:
- a CDS encoding RNA polymerase sigma factor encodes the protein MATAHIGIPGQSGLTSVKAGADAHRAMTNTLPDEELMLQVREGVGEMLAVLFDRYQSPLFNFYRRLTGDRTVSEDLVQDVFFRILKYRQSYKPGTPFRAWMYQIARNARLDHVRKHPEALEFEPEMSPAVVPNDAAQNEQQTALLHKALLMLPDEKREVLVLSRFQELKYEEIARMLDCEVGTVKVRIHRALRELRTIFEKLSSGKATPSAEGEKGILQ
- a CDS encoding HEAT repeat domain-containing protein; the protein is MTCDRFAQMLSDYCERRLSATDMAFAREHTELCAQCRADVEMWQKLAALPQEEPSPASRARFEHMLNAYQEGRWEKQGLQRERGSWFAAWMRSAFAPPLASALAACLLLVGFIAGEHYTSSHQVENPQMAAMQTELTNLRQLVALSMLEQQSASQRLQGVNYSTQIDRADPEITGALLHALRFDSSVDVRLAALDALRRYKEDAQVRAGLLNALQDQQSPLVQIALIDLFVDMRDSDAKDHLRRIEQDSKVNPAVRQRAQWGIQQLS